A genomic window from Megalobrama amblycephala isolate DHTTF-2021 linkage group LG2, ASM1881202v1, whole genome shotgun sequence includes:
- the synj1 gene encoding synaptojanin-1 isoform X5 has translation MAFSKGYRIYHKLDPPPYSVIVETRNREECLMFESGAVAVLSAAEKETIKTAYTKMLDAYGILGVLRLNLGDSMLHSLVVVTGCSSVGKVQDSEVFRVTGTDFVSLKNDPSDEDRIADVRKILNSGNFYFAWSSTGVSLDLSLNAHRRIREDISDNRFFWNQSLHLHLKHYGVNCDDWLLRLMCGGVEIRTIYAGHKQAKACVISRLSSERAGTRFNVRGTNDDGQVANFVETEQVIFLDDKVSSFIQIRGSIPLFWEQPGIQVGSHRVKLSRGFEANAPAFERHFSALRRLYGKQVIINLLGMKEGEHMLSKAFQSHLKASEHANAVRMLNFDYHQMVKGGKTDKLNTVLKPQISKFLEECGFFYYSGEAGIQRCQTGTIRSNCLDCLDRTNSVQAFIALEMLPKQLEDMGLTEKPQLVARFQEVFRAMWSTNGDSVSKIYAGTGALDGKAKGGKLKDGARSVTRTIQNNFFDSSKQEAIDILRLGSTLNSDLADKARALLTTSSLYVSEPILQSASPRVLLGMCQNHYKYTRPKKIRVCVGTWNVNGGKQFRSIAFRNHTLNDWLLDAPKKARHPEFQDGKSNPVDIFAIGFEEMVELNAGNIVSASTTNQKLWAAELQKNLSRDQRYVLLASEQLVGVCLFVFIRPQHAPFIRDVAVDTVKTGMGGATGNKGGVAIRMLFHTTSICFVCSHFAAGQSQVKERNDDYNEIARKLSFPMGRLLYSHDYVFWCGDFNYRINIPNEEVKELIKQQSWDALIAGDQLVEQKNAGQVFRGFIEGKLDFAPTYKYDLFSEDYDTSEKCRTPAWTDRVLWKRRKWNFDKTAEELELNVVGAPVNEEDQYPWSPGELKYYGRAELKTSDHRPVVAIIDVDILEVDPEARHQVYKDVIALQGPPDGTILVSLCTSGPDDFFDDALIDDLLDKFANFGEVILIRFVEEKMWVTFLEGYSALAALSLSASTVNGKTIDIRLRSPGWIKSLEEEMSVERICGSIPTSTSSTLLAENSDMGEEYDMEGDVDEEVEDILPQHLQPGAGMDLGSSPTPSPRSSPCPSPTHGEPAPPIRPSRAPPRTAGPPQGSPVDGQPAGAPSSQGLEPKRPPPPRPNAPPARPAPPQRPPPPSGGPTPVRKDSAGQKSPALARADAAGRGQATGTAPGGAPRPIPPRAGVISVPPQARPPPPAHPGAPRPIEVHPGAPRPSLDNHPGAPRPTPEPQSKPSELPLGPPPTLPGPMRPQMISPMQPQSMSPVQPPVQAQLPPPMQPTFPAPLMPQPASQVSAGVAAAPQSGLASPKPPPRSRSSHTLPPESAPPPTTQAKDMNGVQREAQWKLDPFDMLNNQSLFQNASFSASLPRSSSSSTPSSSSSSTLPSSLSLFSSPDTSNAPCLLPPPITSRSKSQETLRASPNPFLADAQPRPNSTNPFTGNLLSSPPRSLTPDFFTHQQAQAAKPGLNRAMSTVVHSSTLPPSFSRQQSLVPATAAAPTKQTQKWVTFDDDSDFLSRNAPSAVRTGSPLIPAASSLPFPQPQGSFPSSGFDFLSAKAPSAVGTGAPLIPAASSLSFPQPQSSFPSSSFDMDSNWTSLPTSAFPTIPPPISTRTNTSIKNAHIPSRNEFTER, from the exons CTGAAGAATGACCCCTCAGATGAGGACCGGATTGCTGATGTCAGGAAAATCTTAAACTCTGGGAACTTCTATTTTGCCTGGTCCTCCACTGGAGTGAGTCTGGACCTCAGCTTGAATGCACACCGCAGGATCAGAGAAGACATATCGGACAATCGTTTTTTCTG GAATCAGTCCCTCCATCTCCATCTCAAGCATTATGGGGTGAACTGTGATGACTGGCTGCTGAGGTTAATGTGTGGCGGTGTGGAGATTCGCACCATCTACGCTGGGCACAAACAGGCCAAAGcttgcgtgatctctcgtctcagCTCGGAGAGAGCAGGCACACGCTTCAATGTCAGAGGCACAAATGACGACGGCCAGGTGGCCAACTTTGTGGAGACAGAGCAG GTTATTTTCCTTGACGACAAAGTATCCTCCTTCATTCAAATCCGAGGGTCAATACCACTGTTCTGGGAGCAGCCAGGAATTCAG GTCGGATCCCACCGTGTGAAGCTGTCCCGTGGTTTTGAAGCAAACGCACCAGCTTTTGAGAG ACACTTTAGTGCTCTGAGGAGGCTGTATGGCAAACAGGTGATCATCAACCTGCTGGGTATGAAGGAGGGTGAACACATGCTCAGTAAAGCATTTCAG AGTCACCTAAAAGCTTCGGAGCATGCAAACGCTGTGAGAATGTTGAACTTTGACTATCATCAGATGGTTAAAGGTGGGAAGACTGACAAGCTCAATACTGTCCTGAAACCTCAGATCAGCAAGTTTCTGGAGGAATGTGGTTTCTTCTATTACTCAGGGGAGGCCGGCATTCAGAG ATGTCAAACTGGGACCATTCGTTCCAATTGTCTGGACTGCTTGGACCGAACAAACAGTGTCCAGGCTTTCATTGCACTTGAG ATGCTTCCAAAACAGTTGGAAGACATGGGTCTGACGGAGAAGCCTCAGCTGGTGGCACGCTTTCAGGAGGTCTTCCGCGCTATGTGGTCCACCAATGGAGACTCCGTCAGCAAAATCTACGCAGGCACTGGCGCTCTGGATGGCAAGGCTAAG GGTGGAAAGCTAAAAGACGGCGCTCGCTCTGTTACCAGAACCATTCAGAACAACTTCTTTGACAGCTCTAAACAGGAAGCCATTGACATCCTGAGACTGGGCAGCACCCTGAACAGTGACCTGGCGGATAAAGCACGAGCTCTTCTCACAACCAGCAGCCTGTATG TCTCTGAGCCCATTTTACAGTCAG CATCTCCCAGAGTGCTTCTTGGCATGTGTCAGAACCACTACAAGTACACACGACCCAAGAAGATCAGAGTGTGTGTGGGTACATGGAACGTGAACGGAGGCAAGCAATTCCGCAGCATTGCGTTTCGTAACCACACGCTTAATGACTGGCTCCTGGATGCCCCTAAGAAGGCCCGTCATCCTGAATTCCAGG ATGGGAAATCCAACCCTGTGGACATCTTTGCTATTGGCTTTGAGGAAATGGTGGAGCTTAATGCTGGGAATATTGTCAGTGCAAG CACCACTAATCAGAAACTGTGGGCTGCAGAACTGCAGAAGAACCTCTCACGAGATCAAAGATACGTGCTGCTGGCCTCAGAGCAGCTGGTTGGTGTGTGTTTGTTCGTCTTCATACGCCCTCAGCATGCACCGTTCATCAG GGATGTTGCTGTTGATACAGTGAAGACTGGAATGGGCGGGGCCACTGGTAATAAAGGAGGTGTGGCTATTCGCATGCTCTTCCACACAACTAGCATCTGCTTCGTGTGCTCACACTTTGCCGCTGGCCAATCACAGGTCAAGGAAAGGAACGACGACTACAATGAAATTGCACGCAAACTGTCCTTCCCTATG ggTCGTCTCCTTTACTCTCATGATTACGTATTCTGGTGTGGAGATTTCAACTACCGAATAAATATTCCTAATGAAGAGGTGAAGGAGCTGATCAAACAGCAGAGCTGGGATGCCCTGATCGCTGGAGATCAACTGGTGGAGCAGAAGAATGCTGGACAG GTTTTCAGAGGCTTCATTGAAGGGAAGCTGGATTTTGCCCCCACTTACAAATATGACCTGTTTTCGGAGGATTATGACACCAGTGAGAAGTGCCGCACACCGGCCTGGACTGACCGTGTGCTGTGGAAGAGAAGAAAGTGGAACTTTGATAAAACTG caGAAGAATTGGAGTTGAATGTAGTAGGAGCCCCAGTGAATGAGGAAGATCAGTACCCATGGAGCCCTGGAGAGCTCAAGTACTATGGTAGAGCAGAGCTCAAAACCTCTGATCACAG GCCTGTGGTGGCCATCATAGACGTGGACATACTTGAGGTGGATCCAGAGGCCAGACATCAGGTGTATAAGGACGTGATCGCCCTGCAGGGTCCACCTGATGGAACCATCCTCGTCTCTCTCTGCACTTCTGGTCCTGATGACTTCTTTGATGATGCTTTGATCGATGACCTGTTGGACAAGTTTGCTAATTTTGGCGAGGTTATTCTTATCAG GTTTGTTGAAGAGAAAATGTGGGTGACATTTTTGGAGGGATACTCAGCACTGGCAGCTCTCTCTTTGAGTGCCTCTACT GTGAATGGAAAGACCATAGACATCCGTCTGAGGAGTCCTGGTTGGATAAAGAGTCTAGAGGAAGAAATGAGTGTGGAGAGAATCTGCGGTAGCATCCCAACGTCCACCAGCTCTACCCTGTTGGCAGAAAACTCTGACATGGGGGAAGAGTATGATATGGAAG GTGATGTGGACGAAGAGGTTGAGGATATCTTACCCCAGCACCTGCAGCCTGGAGCAGGCATGGATCTAGGCTCGTCCCCCACCCCATCCCCACGCAGCAGCCCCTGCCCCTCTCCTACCCACGGAGAGCCTGCGCCCCCCATCCGGCCCAGCAGAGCCCCCCCACGCACAGCTGGACCACCACAGG GTTCTCCGGTAGATGGTCAGCCAGCTGGAGCTCCTTCATCGCAGGGGCTAGAGCCAAAACGCCCCCCTCCTCCACGTCCCAATGCCCCACCAGCCCGACCTGCACCTCCACAGCGCCCACCACCACCCTCAG GAGGTCCTACACCTGTTAGGAAAGATTCAGCAG GACAAAAAAGCCCAGCGTTAGCACGTGCAGATGCAGCTG GTCGAGGTCAAGCAACTGGAACAGCCCCTGGAGGCGCCCCAAGGCCG ATCCCACCTCGAGCAGGAGTTATCAGTGTCCCTCCTCAGGCAAGACCACCTCCTCCTGCTCATCCCGGGGCCCCCAGACCCATAGAAGTGCATCCTGGGGCCCCCCGACCTTCACTTGATAATCACCCCGGAGCACCAAGACCCACTCCTGAACCCCAAAGCAAGCCATCCGAGCTGCCTCTGG GTCCACCCCCCACACTGCCAGGTCCCATGAGACCTCAGATGATATCACCCATGCAACCTCAGTCTATGTCACCAGTGCAGCCTCCTGTCCAAGCTCAGCTCCCTCCACCAATGCAGCCCACCTTTCCTGCCCCTCTGATGCCTCAGCCGGCCTCCCAAGTGTCTGCTGGAGTCGCTGCCGCCCCTCAGTCCGGACTGGCATCTCCCAAGCCTCCACCCCGGAGCCGGTCCTCTCACACACTGCCACCTGAGTCTGCTCCTCCCCCTACAACCCAG GCCAAGGATATGAATGGAGTCCAAAGAGAAGCACAATGGAAACTAGACCCCTTCGACATGCTTAACAACCAGTCCCTCTTCCAGAACGCATCGTTCTCCGCTTCTCTCCCTCGCTCTTCATCCTCATCCACcccctcctcttcttcttcctctaCGTTACCCAGCTCCCTCTCCCTGTTCTCGTCTCCGGACACCAGCAACGCTCCATGTCTCCTGCCTCCACCCATTACCTCACGCAGCAAATCCCAGGAGACCCTCCGTGCATCCCCCAATCCGTTCCTCGCAGATGCTCAACCCAGACCCAACAGCACCAACCCTTTCACCGGCAACCTGCTGTCCTCCCCTCCCCGATCACTCACACCCGATTTCTTCACCCATCAGCAGGCCCAAGCGGCCAAGCCTGGCCTGAACAGGGCCATGTCGACTGTGGTTCACAGTTCCACTCTTCCACCATCTTTCTCCAGACAACAATCCTTAGTTCCTGCTACAGCAGCAGCCCCAACCAAACAGACCCAAAAGTGGGTCACCTTTGATGACGATTCAGACTTCCTTTCAAGAAATGCTCCATCCGCAGTTAGGACCGGCTCACCACTTATACCCGCAGCCTCATCCCTTCCCTTCCCACAACCCCAGGGCAGCTTCCCCAGCTCGGGCTTTGACTTCCTTTCAGCAAAGGCTCCATCTGCAGTTGGGACCGGCGCGCCACTTATACCCGCAGCCTCATCCCTTTCCTTCCCACAACCCCAGAGCAGCTTCCCCAGCTCAAGCTTTGACATGGACAGTAACTGGACGTCGCTTCCCACCTCTGCGTTCCCCACAATCCCCCCTCCAATCTCAACCAGGACTAATACCAGCATCAAAAATGCCCACATCCCTTCCAGAAACGAATTTACAGAGAGATGA
- the synj1 gene encoding synaptojanin-1 isoform X10, translated as MAFSKGYRIYHKLDPPPYSVIVETRNREECLMFESGAVAVLSAAEKETIKTAYTKMLDAYGILGVLRLNLGDSMLHSLVVVTGCSSVGKVQDSEVFRVTGTDFVSLKNDPSDEDRIADVRKILNSGNFYFAWSSTGVSLDLSLNAHRRIREDISDNRFFWNQSLHLHLKHYGVNCDDWLLRLMCGGVEIRTIYAGHKQAKACVISRLSSERAGTRFNVRGTNDDGQVANFVETEQVIFLDDKVSSFIQIRGSIPLFWEQPGIQVGSHRVKLSRGFEANAPAFERHFSALRRLYGKQVIINLLGMKEGEHMLSKAFQSHLKASEHANAVRMLNFDYHQMVKGGKTDKLNTVLKPQISKFLEECGFFYYSGEAGIQRCQTGTIRSNCLDCLDRTNSVQAFIALEMLPKQLEDMGLTEKPQLVARFQEVFRAMWSTNGDSVSKIYAGTGALDGKAKGGKLKDGARSVTRTIQNNFFDSSKQEAIDILRLGSTLNSDLADKARALLTTSSLYVSEPILQSASPRVLLGMCQNHYKYTRPKKIRVCVGTWNVNGGKQFRSIAFRNHTLNDWLLDAPKKARHPEFQDGKSNPVDIFAIGFEEMVELNAGNIVSASTTNQKLWAAELQKNLSRDQRYVLLASEQLVGVCLFVFIRPQHAPFIRDVAVDTVKTGMGGATGNKGGVAIRMLFHTTSICFVCSHFAAGQSQVKERNDDYNEIARKLSFPMGRLLYSHDYVFWCGDFNYRINIPNEEVKELIKQQSWDALIAGDQLVEQKNAGQVFRGFIEGKLDFAPTYKYDLFSEDYDTSEKCRTPAWTDRVLWKRRKWNFDKTAEELELNVVGAPVNEEDQYPWSPGELKYYGRAELKTSDHRPVVAIIDVDILEVDPEARHQVYKDVIALQGPPDGTILVSLCTSGPDDFFDDALIDDLLDKFANFGEVILIRFVEEKMWVTFLEGYSALAALSLSASTVNGKTIDIRLRSPGWIKSLEEEMSVERICGSIPTSTSSTLLAENSDMGEEYDMEGDVDEEVEDILPQHLQPGAGMDLGSSPTPSPRSSPCPSPTHGEPAPPIRPSRAPPRTAGPPQGGLSPASIRRELAGSPVDGQPAGAPSSQGLEPKRPPPPRPNAPPARPAPPQRPPPPSGGPTPVRKDSAGQKSPALARADAAGRGQATGTAPGGAPRPIPPRAGVISVPPQARPPPPAHPGAPRPIEVHPGAPRPSLDNHPGAPRPTPEPQSKPSELPLGPPPTLPGPMRPQMISPMQPQSMSPVQPPVQAQLPPPMQPTFPAPLMPQPASQVSAGVAAAPQSGLASPKPPPRSRSSHTLPPESAPPPTTQEQSSG; from the exons CTGAAGAATGACCCCTCAGATGAGGACCGGATTGCTGATGTCAGGAAAATCTTAAACTCTGGGAACTTCTATTTTGCCTGGTCCTCCACTGGAGTGAGTCTGGACCTCAGCTTGAATGCACACCGCAGGATCAGAGAAGACATATCGGACAATCGTTTTTTCTG GAATCAGTCCCTCCATCTCCATCTCAAGCATTATGGGGTGAACTGTGATGACTGGCTGCTGAGGTTAATGTGTGGCGGTGTGGAGATTCGCACCATCTACGCTGGGCACAAACAGGCCAAAGcttgcgtgatctctcgtctcagCTCGGAGAGAGCAGGCACACGCTTCAATGTCAGAGGCACAAATGACGACGGCCAGGTGGCCAACTTTGTGGAGACAGAGCAG GTTATTTTCCTTGACGACAAAGTATCCTCCTTCATTCAAATCCGAGGGTCAATACCACTGTTCTGGGAGCAGCCAGGAATTCAG GTCGGATCCCACCGTGTGAAGCTGTCCCGTGGTTTTGAAGCAAACGCACCAGCTTTTGAGAG ACACTTTAGTGCTCTGAGGAGGCTGTATGGCAAACAGGTGATCATCAACCTGCTGGGTATGAAGGAGGGTGAACACATGCTCAGTAAAGCATTTCAG AGTCACCTAAAAGCTTCGGAGCATGCAAACGCTGTGAGAATGTTGAACTTTGACTATCATCAGATGGTTAAAGGTGGGAAGACTGACAAGCTCAATACTGTCCTGAAACCTCAGATCAGCAAGTTTCTGGAGGAATGTGGTTTCTTCTATTACTCAGGGGAGGCCGGCATTCAGAG ATGTCAAACTGGGACCATTCGTTCCAATTGTCTGGACTGCTTGGACCGAACAAACAGTGTCCAGGCTTTCATTGCACTTGAG ATGCTTCCAAAACAGTTGGAAGACATGGGTCTGACGGAGAAGCCTCAGCTGGTGGCACGCTTTCAGGAGGTCTTCCGCGCTATGTGGTCCACCAATGGAGACTCCGTCAGCAAAATCTACGCAGGCACTGGCGCTCTGGATGGCAAGGCTAAG GGTGGAAAGCTAAAAGACGGCGCTCGCTCTGTTACCAGAACCATTCAGAACAACTTCTTTGACAGCTCTAAACAGGAAGCCATTGACATCCTGAGACTGGGCAGCACCCTGAACAGTGACCTGGCGGATAAAGCACGAGCTCTTCTCACAACCAGCAGCCTGTATG TCTCTGAGCCCATTTTACAGTCAG CATCTCCCAGAGTGCTTCTTGGCATGTGTCAGAACCACTACAAGTACACACGACCCAAGAAGATCAGAGTGTGTGTGGGTACATGGAACGTGAACGGAGGCAAGCAATTCCGCAGCATTGCGTTTCGTAACCACACGCTTAATGACTGGCTCCTGGATGCCCCTAAGAAGGCCCGTCATCCTGAATTCCAGG ATGGGAAATCCAACCCTGTGGACATCTTTGCTATTGGCTTTGAGGAAATGGTGGAGCTTAATGCTGGGAATATTGTCAGTGCAAG CACCACTAATCAGAAACTGTGGGCTGCAGAACTGCAGAAGAACCTCTCACGAGATCAAAGATACGTGCTGCTGGCCTCAGAGCAGCTGGTTGGTGTGTGTTTGTTCGTCTTCATACGCCCTCAGCATGCACCGTTCATCAG GGATGTTGCTGTTGATACAGTGAAGACTGGAATGGGCGGGGCCACTGGTAATAAAGGAGGTGTGGCTATTCGCATGCTCTTCCACACAACTAGCATCTGCTTCGTGTGCTCACACTTTGCCGCTGGCCAATCACAGGTCAAGGAAAGGAACGACGACTACAATGAAATTGCACGCAAACTGTCCTTCCCTATG ggTCGTCTCCTTTACTCTCATGATTACGTATTCTGGTGTGGAGATTTCAACTACCGAATAAATATTCCTAATGAAGAGGTGAAGGAGCTGATCAAACAGCAGAGCTGGGATGCCCTGATCGCTGGAGATCAACTGGTGGAGCAGAAGAATGCTGGACAG GTTTTCAGAGGCTTCATTGAAGGGAAGCTGGATTTTGCCCCCACTTACAAATATGACCTGTTTTCGGAGGATTATGACACCAGTGAGAAGTGCCGCACACCGGCCTGGACTGACCGTGTGCTGTGGAAGAGAAGAAAGTGGAACTTTGATAAAACTG caGAAGAATTGGAGTTGAATGTAGTAGGAGCCCCAGTGAATGAGGAAGATCAGTACCCATGGAGCCCTGGAGAGCTCAAGTACTATGGTAGAGCAGAGCTCAAAACCTCTGATCACAG GCCTGTGGTGGCCATCATAGACGTGGACATACTTGAGGTGGATCCAGAGGCCAGACATCAGGTGTATAAGGACGTGATCGCCCTGCAGGGTCCACCTGATGGAACCATCCTCGTCTCTCTCTGCACTTCTGGTCCTGATGACTTCTTTGATGATGCTTTGATCGATGACCTGTTGGACAAGTTTGCTAATTTTGGCGAGGTTATTCTTATCAG GTTTGTTGAAGAGAAAATGTGGGTGACATTTTTGGAGGGATACTCAGCACTGGCAGCTCTCTCTTTGAGTGCCTCTACT GTGAATGGAAAGACCATAGACATCCGTCTGAGGAGTCCTGGTTGGATAAAGAGTCTAGAGGAAGAAATGAGTGTGGAGAGAATCTGCGGTAGCATCCCAACGTCCACCAGCTCTACCCTGTTGGCAGAAAACTCTGACATGGGGGAAGAGTATGATATGGAAG GTGATGTGGACGAAGAGGTTGAGGATATCTTACCCCAGCACCTGCAGCCTGGAGCAGGCATGGATCTAGGCTCGTCCCCCACCCCATCCCCACGCAGCAGCCCCTGCCCCTCTCCTACCCACGGAGAGCCTGCGCCCCCCATCCGGCCCAGCAGAGCCCCCCCACGCACAGCTGGACCACCACAGG GAGGATTAAGCCCAGCATCCATTAGAAGGGAACTGGCAG GTTCTCCGGTAGATGGTCAGCCAGCTGGAGCTCCTTCATCGCAGGGGCTAGAGCCAAAACGCCCCCCTCCTCCACGTCCCAATGCCCCACCAGCCCGACCTGCACCTCCACAGCGCCCACCACCACCCTCAG GAGGTCCTACACCTGTTAGGAAAGATTCAGCAG GACAAAAAAGCCCAGCGTTAGCACGTGCAGATGCAGCTG GTCGAGGTCAAGCAACTGGAACAGCCCCTGGAGGCGCCCCAAGGCCG ATCCCACCTCGAGCAGGAGTTATCAGTGTCCCTCCTCAGGCAAGACCACCTCCTCCTGCTCATCCCGGGGCCCCCAGACCCATAGAAGTGCATCCTGGGGCCCCCCGACCTTCACTTGATAATCACCCCGGAGCACCAAGACCCACTCCTGAACCCCAAAGCAAGCCATCCGAGCTGCCTCTGG GTCCACCCCCCACACTGCCAGGTCCCATGAGACCTCAGATGATATCACCCATGCAACCTCAGTCTATGTCACCAGTGCAGCCTCCTGTCCAAGCTCAGCTCCCTCCACCAATGCAGCCCACCTTTCCTGCCCCTCTGATGCCTCAGCCGGCCTCCCAAGTGTCTGCTGGAGTCGCTGCCGCCCCTCAGTCCGGACTGGCATCTCCCAAGCCTCCACCCCGGAGCCGGTCCTCTCACACACTGCCACCTGAGTCTGCTCCTCCCCCTACAACCCAG GAGCAATCCTCAGGTTGA